In Sphingopyxis sp. FD7, a single window of DNA contains:
- a CDS encoding M61 family metallopeptidase: MKTAAFVAAALLAAPLALVPAASAQDMNSRPQPVVPPLTIPLPADKPYPGTMQLRVDATDVARGIFRVRQTIPVAKAGKLTLLYPEWLPGKHAPRGAVAEMAGFTASAGGKPLAWTRQPTDVYAFDIDVPAGAKTIEVGFDFLSPTRSSEGRVVVTPAMMNLQWEQVSLYPAGYFTRNIPVQLEVTLPDGWTGVAALDGLKTSGNRYSYAPTSYEVLVDSPMFAGAHFRKWDLGHNVTLNVIADEPQYLAATPDHIARHAALVSEAVALFGVRHFDRYEFLLALTDELGGIGLEHHRSSENSRAVDYFTKWDENDWERGLLPHELVHSWNGKYRRPDKLWTPDYRTPMQDNLLWVYEGQTSFWDLVLAGRSGMQAKETILGEWASHAANYSVQPGRSWRSVEDTTLDPIIAARKPKPFPSWSRTEDYYNEGSLMWLEADMLIRGATDNRKSLDDFARAFFGGREGDWGQSTYDFGDVVAALNAVHPHDWERFLRDRMQASGRPAPIGGIERAGYRLVWRDTPNAYDRDRMAQGKNVDLTHSLGLTIDKEGVAGSILWNGPAFRADIVNGTRIVAVDGMSYSRERIEAAIRAAADGKTPVRLLVERGGRYRTVEIAWHSGLRWPHLEKIEGTPDGFDRLFAPKRAL; this comes from the coding sequence ATGAAAACAGCAGCATTTGTCGCCGCCGCACTCCTTGCCGCGCCCCTCGCCCTTGTCCCCGCCGCGTCCGCGCAGGACATGAACAGCCGTCCGCAGCCGGTCGTTCCGCCGCTCACCATCCCGCTGCCCGCCGACAAGCCCTATCCGGGGACGATGCAGCTGCGCGTCGATGCGACCGATGTTGCGCGCGGCATTTTCCGCGTCCGCCAGACGATTCCGGTGGCAAAGGCGGGCAAGCTGACCCTGCTCTATCCCGAATGGCTGCCCGGCAAGCACGCGCCGCGCGGCGCGGTCGCCGAGATGGCGGGGTTCACCGCATCGGCGGGCGGCAAGCCGCTCGCATGGACCCGCCAGCCGACCGACGTTTACGCCTTCGACATCGACGTACCCGCGGGCGCGAAGACCATCGAGGTTGGGTTCGACTTCCTGTCGCCGACGCGCAGCAGCGAGGGCCGCGTCGTCGTGACCCCGGCGATGATGAATCTGCAATGGGAACAGGTCAGCCTCTATCCCGCCGGATATTTCACGCGGAATATCCCGGTGCAGCTGGAGGTGACGCTGCCCGACGGCTGGACCGGCGTCGCGGCGCTCGACGGGCTCAAGACCTCCGGTAATCGCTACAGCTATGCGCCGACCAGTTACGAGGTGCTGGTCGACAGCCCGATGTTCGCAGGAGCCCATTTCCGCAAATGGGATCTTGGCCACAATGTCACGCTCAACGTCATCGCCGACGAGCCGCAATATCTCGCCGCCACCCCCGACCATATCGCGCGCCACGCGGCGCTGGTATCGGAAGCGGTCGCGCTGTTCGGCGTGCGTCATTTCGACCGTTACGAGTTTCTGCTCGCGCTCACCGACGAACTTGGCGGCATCGGGCTCGAGCATCATCGGTCGAGCGAGAACAGCCGCGCGGTCGATTATTTCACCAAATGGGACGAGAATGACTGGGAGCGCGGACTGCTCCCGCACGAGCTGGTGCATAGCTGGAACGGCAAATATCGCCGCCCCGACAAATTATGGACCCCCGATTACCGCACCCCGATGCAGGACAATCTGCTGTGGGTTTACGAAGGGCAGACAAGCTTCTGGGATCTGGTGCTGGCGGGGCGGTCGGGAATGCAGGCGAAGGAGACGATCCTCGGCGAATGGGCGAGCCATGCCGCCAATTACAGCGTCCAGCCGGGGCGCAGCTGGCGCTCGGTCGAGGATACGACGCTCGACCCGATCATCGCCGCGCGCAAGCCCAAGCCCTTTCCGAGCTGGTCGCGGACCGAGGATTATTACAACGAAGGGTCGCTGATGTGGCTGGAGGCCGACATGCTGATCCGCGGCGCCACCGACAACCGCAAAAGCCTCGATGATTTCGCGCGCGCCTTTTTCGGCGGGCGCGAGGGTGATTGGGGGCAGTCGACCTATGATTTCGGCGATGTCGTCGCGGCGCTGAACGCCGTGCATCCCCACGACTGGGAGCGTTTCCTGCGCGACCGGATGCAGGCGTCCGGCCGCCCGGCGCCCATCGGCGGGATCGAGCGCGCGGGCTACCGCCTCGTCTGGCGCGACACGCCGAACGCCTATGACCGCGACCGGATGGCGCAGGGGAAAAATGTCGATCTCACCCACTCGCTCGGCCTGACGATCGACAAGGAGGGCGTCGCTGGCAGCATCCTGTGGAACGGCCCGGCGTTCCGCGCCGACATCGTCAACGGCACCAGAATCGTCGCGGTCGATGGGATGAGCTACAGCCGCGAGCGCATCGAGGCCGCGATCCGCGCCGCCGCCGACGGCAAGACGCCGGTGCGCCTGCTCGTCGAACGCGGCGGGCGTTATCGCACGGTCGAGATCGCCTGGCACAGCGGGCTGCGCTGGCCGCATCTGGAAAAGATCGAAGGAACGCCCGACGGGTTCGACCGGCTGTTCGCGCCGAAACGCGCGCTTTGA
- the hisS gene encoding histidine--tRNA ligase: MSKDKPAKIPTPQPVRGTQDMLGDFADRFAHVVETFERVRRLYGFRRIEVPVIEPTAVFARSLGETTDVVSKEMYSFDDRGGESVTLRPEFTAGIARAYITNGWQQFAPLKVATHGPLFRYERPQKGRYRQFHQLDAEVLGSDSPLADAELLVFADQLLKELGIAEGVTLTLNTLGDAESRDAWRAALVEHFMAHRGDLSEDSLARLDKNPLRILDSKDPRDRPIADSAPDIDAYLTSEAQDFFGAVTAGLDAAEVAWERNARLVRGLDYYRHTAFEFVTDRLGAQGTVLGGGRYDGLIENLGGPPTPAVGWAAGIERLAMLVESGPVEPLIAVIPDNPTLEGDAINIAYRLRQQGFRTTIAYRGKAKRQVEIARKVGADAALYVRPQPDDGSSRYHLTELKPDPDRAFLGRVLQAIGPGVGGVSGGGSGF; encoded by the coding sequence ATGAGCAAGGACAAACCCGCCAAAATCCCGACGCCGCAGCCGGTGCGCGGCACGCAGGACATGCTCGGCGATTTCGCCGACCGTTTCGCGCATGTCGTCGAGACATTCGAGCGCGTGCGCCGCCTCTATGGCTTCAGGCGGATCGAGGTGCCGGTGATCGAGCCGACCGCGGTGTTCGCGCGGTCCCTGGGTGAAACCACCGACGTCGTGTCGAAGGAAATGTATTCGTTCGACGATCGCGGCGGCGAATCGGTGACGCTGCGCCCCGAATTCACAGCGGGGATCGCACGCGCCTATATCACGAACGGCTGGCAGCAGTTCGCGCCGCTGAAGGTCGCGACGCACGGCCCGCTGTTCCGCTACGAGCGGCCGCAGAAGGGGCGTTATCGCCAGTTCCACCAGCTCGACGCCGAAGTGCTGGGCAGCGACAGCCCGCTCGCCGATGCCGAGCTGCTGGTGTTCGCCGACCAGCTGCTGAAGGAATTGGGGATCGCCGAGGGCGTGACCTTGACGCTCAACACGCTCGGCGACGCCGAAAGCCGCGACGCCTGGCGTGCGGCGCTGGTCGAGCATTTCATGGCGCATCGTGGCGATCTGTCCGAAGACAGCCTCGCGCGGCTCGACAAGAATCCGCTGCGGATATTGGACAGCAAAGACCCGCGCGACCGCCCGATCGCCGACAGCGCGCCCGACATCGACGCGTATCTGACGAGCGAAGCGCAGGATTTCTTCGGCGCCGTCACCGCGGGGCTCGACGCCGCGGAGGTCGCGTGGGAACGCAACGCGCGGCTGGTGCGCGGGCTCGACTATTATCGCCACACCGCGTTCGAGTTCGTCACCGACCGGCTGGGCGCGCAGGGCACGGTGCTCGGCGGCGGACGCTATGACGGGCTGATCGAAAATCTTGGCGGCCCGCCGACCCCGGCGGTCGGCTGGGCGGCGGGGATCGAGCGGCTGGCGATGTTGGTGGAAAGCGGTCCGGTCGAGCCGCTGATAGCGGTGATTCCCGATAACCCGACGCTCGAAGGCGATGCGATCAATATCGCCTATCGCTTGCGGCAACAGGGTTTCAGAACGACGATCGCTTACCGTGGCAAGGCGAAGCGTCAGGTTGAGATTGCCAGGAAGGTCGGCGCTGATGCGGCGCTCTATGTCAGGCCGCAGCCGGACGATGGTTCGTCCCGCTATCACCTTACCGAATTGAAGCCCGACCCCGACCGTGCATTCCTGGGCCGTGTGCTGCAGGCCATTGGGCCTGGCGTGGGGGGGGTGTCTGGTGGAGGTTCGGGATTCTGA
- a CDS encoding GIY-YIG nuclease family protein translates to MRSRQPCTYILASQKRGTLYIGVTSDLAARVWQHRSGAVPGFTMRYRVHRLVHAEFFDDMHGAIAREKQLKRWHREWKINLIEADNPDWQDLAEAWRIAEPIPKPPSC, encoded by the coding sequence ATGCGGTCGCGGCAACCCTGCACCTATATTCTTGCCAGCCAGAAGCGCGGCACGCTTTATATCGGCGTTACATCAGACTTGGCTGCGCGCGTTTGGCAGCATCGTTCTGGCGCGGTGCCAGGATTTACAATGCGATACCGCGTGCACCGGCTCGTCCACGCCGAATTTTTCGACGACATGCATGGTGCAATAGCCCGCGAGAAGCAGCTGAAGCGCTGGCATCGCGAATGGAAAATAAACTTGATCGAGGCCGACAATCCCGATTGGCAGGATTTGGCCGAAGCGTGGCGAATTGCCGAGCCAATTCCGAAACCGCCGTCATGCTGA